From Daucus carota subsp. sativus chromosome 6, DH1 v3.0, whole genome shotgun sequence, the proteins below share one genomic window:
- the LOC108225020 gene encoding dof zinc finger protein DOF5.4 — MQDMRIFNTGIDRRLRTNAAINHQQALKCPRCESLNTKFCYYNNYNLAQPRFYCKACRRYWTKGGVLRNVPVGGGIRKAKRSSKNKKLISTADQADAEKSAESNSSSERSSLTATTEVVSAPSTMSSCPNLFSFATDTNSSQFPVPQVNEPGFNQQNFIDPDSAGSMFSDIGQFTEIMASSTTDLGFSIADTSTFRSGNQNDDQVQQMQSIRRCELYLEETTRIESKESDTKMSNDGLTDVEWRVDDQEIYDLTGNVDEAYWSQNQWPDHHSDHSFHFHLP, encoded by the coding sequence ATGCAAGACATGCGCATTTTCAACACCGGCATCGATCGGAGACTCCGCACCAACGCCGCCATCAACCACCAGCAAGCGCTTAAATGTCCGCGATGCGAATCACTCAACACAAAATTCTGTTACTACAATAATTACAATCTTGCTCAGCCTCGTTTCTACTGTAAAGCCTGTCGGCGTTACTGGACTAAAGGCGGTGTCCTCCGTAATGTTCCTGTTGGAGGCGGTATTCGCAAGGCTAAGCGGTCgtcgaaaaataaaaaattaatttcaacgGCTGATCAGGCTGATGCTGAAAAATCAGCTGAGTCCAATTCTAGTAGTGAGAGGTCTAGTCTCACCGCGACTACAGAGGTTGTTTCTGCACCAAGCACAATGAGTTCGTGCCCGAATCTGTTTAGTTTCGCTACCGATACCAACTCATCACAGTTTCCTGTGCCTCAGGTTAATGAGCCTGGCTTCAATCAGCAAAATTTCATCGATCCAGACAGTGCTGGATCGATGTTCAGTGATATTGGACAGTTCACAGAAATCATGGCCTCGTCGACGACTGATCTAGGGTTTAGCATTGCCGACACTTCAACCTTCAGATCGGGGAACCAGAACGATGATCAAGTGCAACAGATGCAGAGTATCAGGCGTTGTGAATTATATTTAGAGGAGACAACTCGGATTGAGTCTAAGGAATCTGATACCAAGATGAGCAACGATGGACTTACTGACGTGGAATGGCGTGTTGATGATCAAGAAATTTATGATTTAACAGGGAACGTCGATGAAGCGTACTGGAGTCAAAATCAGTGGCCTGATCATCATAGTGACCACTCTTTTCATTTCCACCTCCCATAA